The following are encoded in a window of Vigna unguiculata cultivar IT97K-499-35 chromosome 8, ASM411807v1, whole genome shotgun sequence genomic DNA:
- the LOC114193604 gene encoding glutamate receptor 3.2-like yields MNLLFLAFTLILLHGSSTAREEASRHDDDDVVNIGAIFTLKTINGQVSKIAIQAAEQDVNSDPRILGGRKLSINIHDSKFSGFLGIIGALKFLMADTVAIIGPQTSGMAHVLSHLANEVHVPLLSFTALDPTLTPLQYPYFVQTAPSDQFQMTAIADMISYYGWREVVAIFSDDDPGRNGVTILGDKLAERRCKLSYKAVLPPDTTATPSFINSQLVKIKSMESRIIVLHTFAKTGLLVFDLAQKQEMMAKGYVWIATTWLSTVLDSVPLPSNTSNSILGVLTLRPHTPQSLKKQAFISRWKHLSNGSIGLNPYGLYAYDSVWTIAQALKLFFDQKGRVSFSNKNLTSKGKENLDLGALSVFDGGKQLLDNILRINMTGLTGPIQFGSDRSPPHPSYEIINVIATGFRSIGYWSNYSGLSVITPEKLQLKPANRSISNQHLKPVIWPGNTIEMPRGWVFPNNGRQLRIGVPNRVSYRAIVSQINASSAVQGYCIEIFRAAIKLLPYAVHYKFVLFGDGKNNPSYYDLVNMINLDVFDAAVGDIAIVTDRTKIVDFTQPYIESGLVVVAPVKRLKSHAWAFLRPFTPMMWGVTAFFFLFVGTVVWILEHRTNDDFRGPPKEQIVTVLWFTFSTMFFAHRENTVSPLGRIVLIIWLFVVLIINSSYTASLTSILTVQQLSSPITGIDSLISSSERIGFQVGSFAANYLTEQLNIPRHRLVPLGSPEEYAIALERGTVAAVVDERPYVELFLSDHCKFSIRGQDFTKSGWGFAFPRGSPFAVDMSTAILTLSENGELQRIHEKWLSEKACAHRSSEDEQLQLNSFRGLFLICGITCFLALLIYFLSMLHQFSKKSPKKPGPSNRHSSRSARIQTFLDFVDVKEDVSPRKLKRKLEHLSSNRLRTISKSRSQRIIS; encoded by the exons ATGAATCTGCTATTCCTTGCATTCACATTGATCCTATTACATGGATCATCAACAGCAAGAGAAGAAGCTTCCCGACATGACGACGATGATGTCGTCAATATCGGTGCCATATTCACATTGAAAACTATAAACGGCCAAGTTTCCAAAATTGCCATTCAAGCAGCTGAACAAGACGTAAACTCCGATCCCCGCATCCTGGGGGGACGTAAATTGTCCATAAACATCCACGATTCCAAGTTCAGTGGTTTTCTTGGAATCATTGGGG CCCTCAAGTTCTTGATGGCCGATACAGTGGCTATAATCGGTCCACAAACTTCAGGAATGGCCCATGTGCTTTCACATCTCGCCAATGAGGTCCATGTTCCCCTACTCTCCTTCACGGCTCTGGATCCCACCCTGACACCTCTCCAGTATCCTTATTTTGTCCAAACAGCGCCCAGCGATCAGTTCCAGATGACTGCAATTGCGGACATGATTAGTTATTATGGTTGGAGAGAAGTCGTAGCAATATTCAGTGATGATGATCCGGGTCGAAATGGGGTAACTATTTTGGGGGATAAACTTGCTGAAAGACGCTGTAAGTTGTCTTACAAAGCAGTACTTCCTCCCGATACAACCGCCACTCCAAGCTTTATTAACAGTCAGTTAGTGAAGATTAAGAGCATGGAGTCTCGAATAATCGTTTTGCACACCTTCGCCAAAACTGGTCTCTTGGTTTTTGACCTGgctcaaaaacaagaaatgatGGCCAAAGGATATGTCTGGATAGCTACTACTTGGTTATCGACTGTTTTAGATTCAGTTCCACTACCTTCAAACACTTCTAACTCAATTCTTGGAGTTCTTACCCTTCGCCCTCACACCCCTCAATCCTTAAAAAAACAGGCATTTATCTCAAGGTGGAAACATTTAAGTAATGGCTCAATTGGGTTAAATCCATACGGACTCTATGCGTATGATTCTGTGTGGACGATTGCTCAGGCACTGAAATTATTCTTTGATCAGAAAGGAAGGGtttcattttctaacaaaaatttaaCTAGTAAGGGGAAAGAGAATCTGGATCTGGGTGCTTTGAGCGTTTTTGATGGAGGGAAGCAACTACTTGATAACATATTGCGCATTAATATGACTGGTTTGACTGGACCTATTCAGTTTGGTTCAGATAGATCTCCTCCACATCCATCATATGAAATCATTAATGTAATTGCCACAGGTTTTCGGAGCATCGGTTACTGGTCTAATTACTCTGGCCTCTCAGTAATCACCCCTGAGAAACTTCAGTTGAAGCCTGCCAATCGTTCAATTTCAAACCAGCATCTGAAGCCTGTCATATGGCCTGGAAATACTATAGAAATGCCTCGTGGATGGGTTTTCCCTAATAATGGGAGGCAACTAAGAATTGGAGTTCCCAACAGAGTTAGTTATAGAGCCATTGTCTCACAAATAAATGCCTCCAGTGCAGTTCAAGGATATTGCATAGAGATATTCCGAGCTGCCATAAAACTTCTTCCATATGCAGTTCATTATAAGTTCGTTCTGTTTGGAGATGGAAAAAATAACCCAAGCTACTATGATCTTGTCAACATGATTAATCTTGAT GTTTTCGATGCTGCTGTAGGTGACATTGCTATTGTCACTGACCGAACAAAGATTGTGGATTTTACTCAACCATATATAGAGTCGGGGCTAGTTGTGGTTGCTCCGGTAAAAAGATTGAAGTCGCATGCTTGGGCTTTCTTGAGACCATTTACTCCAATGATGTGGGGTGTCActgcattttttttcctttttgttggaACAGTGGTGTGGATTCTTGAACATAGAACGAACGATGACTTTCGGGGGCCGCCAAAGGAACAGATAGTTACAGTTCTTTG GTTTACTTTCTCAACCATGTTCTTTGCGCACA GAGAAAACACAGTGAGTCCACTTGGTCGAATTGTGTTGATAATCTGGCTTTTTGTGGTTCTGATAATCAATTCAAGCTACACTGCAAGCTTGACATCAATTCTCACAGTGCAGCAACTGTCTTCACCCATAACAGGAATTGATAGCTTGATATCCAGCAGTGAACGTATAGGGTTCCAAGTAGGCTCGTTTGCTGCAAACTATCTAACCGAGCAACTCAACATCCCCAGACATAGACTTGTTCCTCTTGGCTCGCCTGAAGAATATGCCATTGCCCTTGAAAGAGGAACAGTTGCAGCAGTGGTGGATGAGCGCCCATATGTAGAACTATTCCTTTCAGACCACTGCAAATTCTCAATCAGGGGCCAAGACTTCACCAAAAGTGGATGGGGATTT GCATTTCCGAGGGGCTCTCCTTTTGCAGTTGATATGTCAACAGCCATTTTAACTTTATCTGAGAATGGTGAACTTCAGAGGATCCATGAAAAGTGGCTTTCAGAAAAGGCTTGTGCTCATCGCAGTAGTGAGGATGAACAACTTCAGTTGAATAGCTTCCGGGGCCTGTTTCTAATATGTGGGATAACATGTTTCTTGGCGCttctaatatactttttatCAATGCTACACCAATTCAGTAAAAAATCCCCTAAAAAACCTGGTCCTTCAAATCGTCATAGCTCGCGTTCTGCTCGCATTCAAACTTTTCTAGATTTTGTGGACGTGAAAGAAGACGTATCTCCcaggaaattaaaaagaaaactggAACATCTTTCATCAAATCGTTTGAGGACCATATCAAAGAGCAGGAGTCAGAGAATAATTTCCTAA
- the LOC114195214 gene encoding homoserine kinase-like — protein MATATATCFLCPSPGSFKGSEMPIARFRCCSSSSGSSNSVSLNTRTEPRPVTTFVKAFAPATVANLGPGFDFLGCAVDGIGDIVSVRVDPQVHPGEIRISDITGQAPDKLSKNPLWNCAGIAAIEVMKMLSIRSVGLSLSLQKGLPLGSGLGSSAASAAAAAVAVNEMFGKRLSVEDLVVASLKSEEKVSGYHADNVAPSIMGGFVLIQSYEPLQLIELKFPAEKELYFVLVSPEFEAPTKKMRAALPGEIGMAHHVWNCSQAGALVASVLKGDVVGLGKALSSDKIVEPRRAPLIPGMEAVKKAALQAGAFGCTISGAGPTAVAVIDNEPTGHAIAQHMIDAFLHHGNLKASGKVLQLDRLGARRILD, from the coding sequence ATGGCGACGGCGACGGCGACTTGCTTCCTGTGTCCGTCTCCGGGGAGTTTCAAAGGCAGTGAGATGCCGATAGCAAGATTCAGATGCTGCAGCAGCAGCAGCGGCAGCAGCAACAGCGTCTCGCTCAATACTCGAACGGAGCCCCGACCCGTAACCACCTTCGTCAAAGCGTTTGCTCCCGCCACCGTTGCCAATCTCGGTCCCGGCTTCGACTTCCTAGGCTGCGCCGTCGACGGAATCGGGGACATTGTCTCCGTCAGGGTCGACCCACAGGTTCACCCCGGCGAGATACGCATCTCCGACATCACTGGCCAGGCCCCCGACAAGCTCAGCAAAAACCCTCTATGGAACTGCGCTGGCATCGCCGCCATCGAAGTCATGAAAATGCTCTCCATTCGATCCGTCGGCCTCTCGCTCTCCCTGCAGAAGGGCCTGCCTCTGGGAAGCGGTCTGGGATCGAGCGCCGCCAGCGCCGCCGCTGCGGCCGTGGCGGTGAACGAGATGTTTGGGAAGAGATTGAGCGTGGAGGATCTTGTTGTGGCGTCGCTGAAATCTGAAGAGAAGGTTTCGGGGTATCACGCGGACAACGTGGCCCCGTCGATCATGGGGGGTTTCGTGCTGATTCAGAGCTACGAGCCGCTGCAGTTGATAGAGCTGAAGTTTCCTGCGGAGAAGGAGCTGTATTTCGTGCTGGTGAGTCCTGAATTCGAAGCCCCGACGAAGAAGATGCGCGCAGCGCTCCCCGGCGAGATTGGGATGGCGCACCACGTTTGGAATTGCAGCCAGGCTGGCGCTCTGGTGGCGTCGGTGTTGAAGGGTGACGTGGTTGGTCTGGGGAAGGCTTTGTCCTCTGACAAGATCGTTGAGCCCCGCCGTGCCCCCTTGATTCCCGGCATGGAGGCTGTTAAGAAGGCTGCCCTTCAGGCTGGGGCCTTTGGCTGCACCATCAGCGGCGCTGGCCCCACCGCCGTCGCCGTCATTGACAATGAGCCCACCGGACATGCCATTGCCCAACACATGATTGACGCCTTTCTCCACCACGGCAATTTGAAGGCTTCTGGAAAAGTCTTGCAACTCGATCGCCTTGGTGCCAGACGCATTCTAGATTGA
- the LOC114194291 gene encoding monosaccharide-sensing protein 2-like gives MSGAVLVALAAAIGNFLQGWDNATIAGSILYIKREFKLESEPTIEGLIVAMSLIGATVVTTCSGPLSDWLGRRPMLIISSLLYFLSSLVMLWSPTVYILLFARLLDGLGIGLAVTLVPLYISETAPTEIRGLLNTLPQFTGSAGMFFSYCMVFAMSLTNAPSWRLMLGVLSIPSLIYFALTIFFLPESPRWLVSKGRMLEAKKVLQRLRGREDVTGEMALLVEGLGVGRDTAIEEYIIGPANEFSNAEDPSAENEQIKLYGTAEGLSWIAKPVTGQSSIGLLSRKGSIIANPSGLVDPLVKLFGSVHEKLTETGSMRGSALFPHFGSMFSVGGNQLRNEDWDEESATREGDDYVSDAAADDSDDNLQSPLISRQATSVDRDMAAPAHGSMRQGSLVQGEAAGNTGIGGGWQLAWKWSEKDGVVKRIYLHEEGGPGSRRGSLISLPGGDAPNLTDGEIVQAAALVSQSALYNKELMRQQPVGPAMIHPSETAAKGPSWSDLFEPGVKHALIVGVGIQILQQFSGINGVLYYTPQILEQAGVGYLLSNLGLGSTSASFLISCVTTLLMLPCIAVAMRLMDISGRRTLLLTTIPVLIVTLVILVVGSLVDFNSTVNAFISTLSVVVYFCCFVMGFGPIPNILCSEIFPTRVRGLCIAICALTFWICDIIVTYTLPVMLNSVGLGGVFGIYAIVCIIAWVFVFLKVPETKGMPLEVITEFFSVGAKQAEAVTGS, from the exons ATGAGTGGAGCCGTTCTTGTTGCCCTCGCTGCTGCTATTGGCAATTTTCTGCAAGGATGGGATAATGCTACCATTGCAG GATCTATTTTGTACATAAAGAGGGAGTTCAAGTTGGAAAGTGAACCCACAATCGAAGGTCTAATTGTGGCTATGTCACTTATTGGAGCCACTGTGGTTACCACGTGCTCCGGGCCCCTGTCAGACTGGCTAGGCCGACGACCTATGTTGATCATCTCCTCCCTGCTTTATTTTCTTAGCTCTCTCGTTATGCTGTGGTCTCCAACTGTTTATATTCTCCTCTTTGCAAGGCTTTTAGATGGATTGGGCATTGGTTTGGCAGTGACCTTGGTACCTCTTTACATATCCGAGACTGCTCCAACTGAGATTAGAGGATTGCTAAATACCCTTCCGCAGTTTACTGGTTCTGCTGGAATGTTTTTTTCCTACTGTATGGTGTTTGCTATGTCCCTCACCAACGCTCCAAGCTGGAGACTCATGTTGGGTGTTCTTTCAATTCcctctcttatttattttgcaCTCACAATATTCTTCTTGCCCGAATCACCAAGATGGCTTGTCAGTAAAGGCCGGATGCTGGAGGCCAAGAAGGTTTTGCAGCGGCTTCGTGGCAGGGAAGATGTCACTG GTGAGATGGCTTTACTTGTCGAGGGTCTCGGAGTTGGGCGTGATACCGCAATAGAAGAGTACATAATTGGTCCAGCCAATGAATTCAGTAATGCAGAGGATCCTTCAGCCGAAAATGAGCAGATCAAATTGTATGGGACGGCAGAAGGTCTATCCTGGATTGCTAAACCTGTCACTGGACAAAGTTCCATTGGCCTTTTATCTCGGAAGGGAAGCATTATTGCAAATCCAAGTGGTCTGGTGGACCCTCTAGTTAAGCTCTTTGGTAGTGTCCACGAGAAGCTCACAGAAACAGGAAGCATGCGTGGAAGCGCACTTTTTCCACACTTCGGAAGCATGTTTAGTGTGGGGGGAAATCAACTTAGGAATGAAGATTGGGATGAAGAAAGCGCTACCAGGGAGGGTGATGATTATGTCTCTGATGCTGCTGCCGATGATTCTGATGACAATTTGCAGAGTCCATTGATCTCACGACAAGCAACAAGTGTGGATAGGGACATGGCTGCTCCCGCCCATGGTAGCATGAGGCAAGGTAGTCTGGTGCAAGGAGAAGCTGCTGGAAACACAGGTATTGGTGGTGGATGGCAGCTGGCATGGAAATGGTCTGAAAAAGATGGTGTTGTCAAGAGAATATATTTACATGAAGAAGGTGGTCCTGGATCTAGACGTGGGTCTCTCATTTCCCTTCCAGGTGGTGATGCACCGAACCTAACGGATGGTGAGATTGTTCAGGCTGCTGCCCTGGTGAGTCAGTCAGCCCTTTATAACAAGGAGCTTATGCGTCAGCAGCCAGTTGGACCAGCTATGATCCATCCATCCGAAACAGCTGCAAAAGGGCCAAGTTGGAGTGATCTTTTTGAGCCTGGAGTGAAGCATGCCCTGATTGTGGGGGTGGGGATTCAAATTCTTCAACAG TTCTCTGGTATAAATGGTGTGCTCTACTATACACCACAAATTCTCGAGCAAGCAGGTGTTGGGTATCTTCTTTCAAACCTGGGCCTGGGTTCTACTTCTGCGTCCTTTCTTATTAGTTGTGTGACAACCTTGTTGATGTTACCTTGTATAGCTGTGGCCATGAGGCTCATGGATATATCTGGCAGAAG GACCTTGCTGCTGACTACAATCCCCGTCTTGATAGTGACTCTTGTGATATTAGTAGTAGGGAGTCTTGTAGATTTCAACAGTACTGTGAATGCTTTTATCTCAACTTTGAGTGTGGTTGTGTACTTCTGTTGTTTCGTCATGGGTTTTGGGCCAATTCCTAATATCCTTTGTTCAGAGATCTTCCCTACTCGAGTTCGTGGTCTATGCATAGCTATATGTGCTCTTACATTTTGGATATGTGACATCATCGTCACGTACACGCTCCCAGTTATGCTTAATTCTGTGGGCCTTGGTGGTGTTTTTGGTATATATGCGATCGTATGCATCATAGCTTGGGTGTTTGTCTTCTTAAAAGTTCCAGAAACCAAAGGCATGCCACTTGAAGTGATAACTGAGTTCTTCTCTGTCGGGGCAAAGCAAGCCGAAGCTGTCACTGGTAGCTGA
- the LOC114194712 gene encoding calcium-dependent protein kinase 26 produces the protein MGNTCRGSLKGKYIQEGYSQPEDHSKRTTLSDRSDSEHPSSTRQNINSAENNNSNSTNVNNNNNNNPPFNSKKDSIMRRGLDNQAYYVLGHKTPNIRDLYTLGRKLGQGQFGTTYLCTENSTSNEYACKSISKRKLISKEDVEDVRREIQIMHHLAGHKNIVTIKGAYEDPLYVHIVMELCSGGELFDRIIQRGHYTERKAAELTKIIVGVVEACHSLGVMHRDLKPENFLLVNKDDDFSLKAIDFGLSVFFKPGQVFTDVVGSPYYVAPEVLLKHYGPEADVWTAGVILYILLSGVPPFWAETQQGIFDAVLKGHIDFDSDPWPLISDSGKDLIRKMLCSQPSERLTAHQVLCHPWICENGVAPDRAIDPAVLSRLKQFSAMNKLKKMALRVIAESLSEEEIAGLREMFQAMDTDNSGAITFDELKAGLRRYGSTLKDVEIRDLMEAADVDKSGTIDYGEFIAATVHLNKLEREEHLIAAFQYFDKDGSGYITVDELQQACAEHNMTDAFLEDIIREVDQDNDGRIDYGEFAAMMQKGNAGIGRRTMRNSLNLSMRDASSAQ, from the exons ATGGGCAACACATGCCGCGGATCTTTGAAAGGGAAATATATTCAGGAGGGCTACAGCCAGCCCGAAGACCACTCCAAGCGCACCACCCTTTCTGATCGCTCCGACTCCGAACACCCCTCCTCAACCAGACAAAATATCAATTCTGCAGAAAACAACAACAGCAACAGCACCAAcgtcaacaacaacaacaacaacaatccaCCCTTCAACTCCAAGAAAGACTCCATCATGCGCCGCGGTCTTGACAACCAGGCATATTATGTCTTGGGCCATAAGACTCCCAACATTCGTGATCTATACACGCTTGGCCGCAAATTGGGACAGGGGCAATTTGGCACCACTTATTTATGCACCGAGAATTCTACTTCCAATGAATATGCCTGCAAATCCATCTCCAAAAGAAAGTTGATTTCTAAGGAGGACGTTGAGGATGTCAGGAGGGAAATTCAGATAATGCATCATTTGGCTGGTCACAAGAACATTGTCACCATTAAGGGTGCTTACGAGGATCCTCTCTATGTGCATATAGTCATGGAGCTTTGTTCTGGGGGTGAGTTGTTTGATCGCATCATCCAGAGGGGCCACTATACCGAGAGGAAGGCTGCAGAGTTGACCAAAATTATTGTTGGGGTTGTTGAGGCTTGTCATTCCCTTGGGGTCATGCATAGAGATCTCAAGCCAGAAAACTTTCTGTTGGTCAATAAAGATGATGATTTCTCTCTTAAAGCAATTGACTTTGGCCTCTCCGTTTTCTTCAAACCCG GTCAAGTTTTCACTGATGTAGTCGGCAGCCCATACTATGTTGCTCCTGAGGTTCTCCTCAAGCATTATGGGCCTGAAGCAGACGTGTGGACAGCGGGTGTCATACTGTACATACTGCTTAGTGGTGTACCACCATTTTGGGCAG AGACCCAACAGGGTATATTTGATGCAGTATTGAAGGGACATATAGATTTTGACTCAGATCCTTGGCCTCTAATATCTGACAGTGGAAAAGATCTGATCAGAAAGATGCTGTGTTCTCAGCCTTCAGAACGGTTGACTGCTCATCAAGTGTTAT GTCATCCTTGGATATGTGAAAATGGAGTTGCACCTGACAGAGCAATAGACCCTGCTGTTCTTTCTCGTCTTAAACAGTTTTCTGCAATGAATAAGCTAAAGAAGATGGCATTGCGG GTGATTGCTGAAAGTCTATCTGAAGAGGAGATTGCTGGTTTGAGAGAAATGTTTCAGGCTATGGATACCGATAACAGTGGTGCAATCACTTTTGATGAACTCAAAGCTGGTCTAAGAAGATATGGGTCCACCCTTAAAGATGTAGAAATACGTGATCTGATGGAAGCG GCTGATGTCGACAAAAGTGGGACCATAGATTATGGGGAGTTTATTGCTGCTACCGTTCATCTCAACAAACTAGAACGTGAAGAACATCTTATTGCAGCATTCCAATATTTTGACAAGGATGGAAGTGGTTATATTACGGTTGATGAACTTCAACAAGCTTGTGCAGAACATAACATGACTGATGCTTTTCTTGAAGATATTATTAGGGAAGTTGATCAAGATAAT GATGGAAGGATTGATTATGGTGAATTTGCTGCAATGATGCAAAAAGGCAATGCTGGAATTGGTAGGAGGACTATGCGCAATAGTCTGAATTTAAGCATGAGGGACGCATCAAGTGCTCAATAG